The following proteins are encoded in a genomic region of Aquifex aeolicus VF5:
- a CDS encoding cation diffusion facilitator family transporter has translation MEREKSLKVLAFSFLLIFLFAFIEFLGGLLTNSLALLSDAGHMLTDAVSLSIALVAQYLALKVKTKRTTYGLYRLEVLAALVNGVFLLGLIGYIILEAIHRFENPEPVKPQMIYIAFAGLIVNLVVGYILLKHSEENINIKSALLHVATDTLGSVAAIIAGIAIVFWKFYLADPILSVAVALLILPSAYSVIKETVNVLLEVAPSHINTEELEKELLNLQGVKGVHDLHVWSITPGTEVLTVHVVVEDTSICNDILKEVEKIAHKYGIKHTTVQLEKEGYACAECCPLLSPQGLKFHHHHHHGHEHEH, from the coding sequence ATGGAAAGGGAAAAAAGCTTAAAAGTTCTTGCTTTTAGTTTCCTATTAATATTTCTCTTTGCTTTTATTGAATTCCTCGGCGGACTGCTCACAAACAGTTTGGCTCTCCTCTCAGATGCCGGCCACATGCTCACGGACGCTGTATCCCTTTCTATAGCACTCGTTGCCCAGTACTTAGCTCTCAAAGTAAAGACGAAGAGGACGACTTACGGACTCTACAGACTCGAAGTTCTCGCCGCACTCGTAAACGGAGTCTTCCTCTTAGGACTTATAGGCTACATAATCCTCGAAGCTATTCACAGATTTGAAAACCCTGAACCAGTGAAACCTCAGATGATATACATAGCCTTTGCGGGACTGATTGTTAACCTCGTAGTGGGATACATACTCCTGAAGCATTCTGAAGAGAACATAAACATTAAGAGTGCGCTGCTTCACGTGGCGACGGACACACTCGGTTCGGTTGCAGCGATAATAGCGGGGATAGCGATCGTTTTCTGGAAGTTTTACCTTGCGGACCCAATTCTGAGCGTTGCTGTAGCCCTTTTAATCCTGCCTTCCGCCTACTCGGTTATAAAGGAAACCGTAAACGTACTCCTTGAAGTTGCCCCTTCCCACATTAACACGGAAGAACTCGAAAAGGAACTCTTGAACCTTCAAGGTGTAAAAGGCGTTCACGACCTTCACGTCTGGTCCATAACACCCGGAACGGAAGTACTTACGGTTCATGTGGTTGTTGAAGACACGAGTATATGCAACGACATATTGAAGGAAGTTGAAAAGATAGCCCACAAGTACGGTATAAAACATACCACGGTACAGCTTGAAAAGGAAGGTTACGCCTGTGCCGAGTGCTGTCCCCTTCTCTCTCCTCAAGGGTTAAAGTTCCATCACCACCATCACCACGGCCACGAGCACGAACACTGA
- a CDS encoding NifU family protein: MAEEKKEQVQETKMPTREEIEKVLDEIRPALRFDGGDVELVDVQEDGTVLVRLVGACSGCGMSVLTLKAGIERVLKQRFPQIKEVKDVNMDIPMTFGF, encoded by the coding sequence ATGGCTGAGGAAAAGAAGGAGCAAGTTCAAGAAACTAAGATGCCGACAAGAGAAGAGATTGAAAAGGTTCTGGACGAAATTAGACCCGCTCTCAGGTTTGACGGCGGTGACGTTGAACTTGTAGACGTTCAAGAGGACGGAACCGTGCTCGTTAGACTTGTCGGAGCGTGCTCAGGTTGTGGTATGTCAGTATTGACCCTGAAGGCTGGAATTGAGAGGGTATTAAAGCAAAGATTCCCTCAGATAAAAGAAGTAAAAGACGTGAATATGGACATACCCATGACTTTTGGCTTTTAA
- the gap gene encoding type I glyceraldehyde-3-phosphate dehydrogenase, producing the protein MAIKVGINGFGRIGRSFFRASWGREEIEIVAINDLTDAKHLAHLLKYDSVHGIFKGSVEAKDDSIVVDGKEIKVFAQKDPSQIPWGDLGVDVVIEATGVFRDRENASKHLQGGAKKVIITAPAKNPDITVVLGVNEEKYNPKEHNIISNASCTTNCLAPCVKVLNEAFGVEKGYMVTVHAYTNDQRLLDLPHKDFRRARAAAINIVPTTTGAAKAIGEVIPELKGKLDGTARRVPVPDGSLIDLTVVVNKAPSSVEEVNEKFREAAQKYRESGKVYLKEILQYCEDPIVSTDIVGNPHSAIFDAPLTQVIDNLVHIAAWYDNEWGYSCRLRDLVIYLAERGL; encoded by the coding sequence ATGGCTATAAAAGTAGGGATAAACGGATTCGGTAGGATAGGGAGGAGCTTTTTCAGAGCTTCCTGGGGAAGAGAAGAAATAGAAATCGTTGCGATTAACGACCTCACAGACGCAAAGCACCTTGCACATCTCCTGAAGTACGACTCGGTTCACGGGATATTTAAGGGAAGCGTTGAAGCGAAAGACGACTCTATCGTGGTTGACGGAAAAGAGATAAAGGTTTTCGCTCAAAAGGACCCCTCCCAAATTCCTTGGGGGGACCTCGGGGTTGACGTTGTAATAGAAGCTACGGGAGTGTTTAGAGACAGGGAAAACGCTTCCAAACACCTACAGGGAGGGGCGAAAAAGGTAATCATCACCGCTCCCGCTAAGAATCCCGACATTACTGTAGTACTCGGAGTGAATGAAGAGAAGTACAATCCAAAGGAGCACAACATAATCTCAAACGCTTCCTGTACAACCAATTGTTTAGCTCCCTGTGTAAAGGTTCTGAACGAAGCCTTCGGAGTTGAAAAGGGATACATGGTAACGGTTCACGCTTACACCAACGACCAGAGACTCTTGGACCTTCCTCACAAGGATTTCAGAAGGGCAAGGGCTGCGGCTATAAACATAGTTCCCACCACCACGGGAGCTGCTAAAGCAATAGGTGAAGTAATTCCTGAGCTTAAAGGAAAACTTGACGGAACTGCGAGGAGAGTTCCCGTACCGGACGGCTCACTCATAGACCTTACGGTCGTTGTAAATAAAGCTCCTTCTTCGGTTGAAGAGGTAAACGAAAAGTTCAGGGAAGCCGCTCAAAAGTACAGGGAAAGCGGAAAGGTTTACCTGAAGGAAATACTCCAGTACTGCGAAGACCCCATAGTTTCCACGGACATAGTCGGAAATCCGCACTCCGCTATATTTGACGCTCCTTTAACTCAGGTGATAGACAACCTTGTCCACATTGCCGCGTGGTATGACAACGAGTGGGGTTACTCCTGCAGACTCAGGGACCTCGTTATATACCTCGCCGAAAGGGGGCTTTAA
- a CDS encoding sulfurtransferase gives MLLLLLLVSIAFSVPKLVSPEWLKENLSKKNLVIIEFGDTQSYLVEGHIPGAVLTEKEQWRKMDPETGALVRRSVEYYEKLFRSWGINNDSEVVIYYKGNTRNEILGAVYAYWVFHLLGHKRVGILDGGWKEWIKKGYPVSYEEPEINRGNFKAKYNKELETNWKYVYENIGKIPIIDGRLPDFYFGIGKFPAAKKYGHIPCSVPFSWEWWVKRDRETEKLYIEFPYYAKEFLRNQGLKPEDEVILFCFGGTGAAFLYWVFDVSGHKNMKVYDASKREWEALNLPLNRYVWETFRDCRKFFYTN, from the coding sequence ATGCTTTTACTGCTTCTTCTCGTCTCCATAGCGTTTTCAGTTCCCAAACTTGTAAGTCCGGAATGGTTGAAAGAAAACTTAAGTAAAAAGAATTTGGTAATTATAGAATTCGGAGATACCCAGTCTTACCTTGTTGAAGGGCACATTCCGGGAGCGGTTTTGACGGAAAAGGAGCAGTGGAGGAAGATGGATCCCGAAACGGGAGCTCTCGTGAGAAGAAGTGTGGAGTACTACGAGAAGTTATTCAGGAGCTGGGGAATAAACAACGACTCGGAGGTGGTTATCTATTACAAGGGAAACACAAGGAACGAAATACTCGGTGCAGTTTACGCCTACTGGGTATTTCACCTCCTCGGACATAAAAGGGTTGGGATACTTGACGGAGGTTGGAAGGAGTGGATAAAAAAGGGATACCCCGTGAGTTACGAAGAACCGGAAATAAACAGGGGAAACTTTAAGGCAAAGTACAATAAAGAACTTGAAACTAACTGGAAGTACGTTTACGAAAATATAGGAAAAATACCCATAATTGACGGCAGATTGCCTGATTTTTACTTCGGTATAGGAAAGTTTCCGGCAGCTAAAAAGTACGGACATATCCCCTGTTCTGTTCCTTTCTCATGGGAGTGGTGGGTAAAGAGGGATAGAGAGACAGAAAAACTTTACATCGAATTTCCCTATTATGCAAAAGAGTTTTTAAGGAACCAAGGCTTAAAACCCGAGGACGAGGTAATACTCTTTTGCTTCGGAGGAACTGGAGCCGCTTTCCTTTACTGGGTGTTTGACGTATCCGGACACAAAAATATGAAGGTATACGACGCTTCAAAAAGGGAATGGGAAGCCCTCAACTTACCTTTAAACAGGTACGTATGGGAAACCTTTAGGGATTGTAGAAAGTTCTTTTACACTAATTAA
- the miaA gene encoding tRNA (adenosine(37)-N6)-dimethylallyltransferase MiaA, translating to MKILVIGGPTAIGKSDLACCVAQKLNGEIISADSMAVYKFMDIGTAKPLECMKKVPHHLIDVVEPGGYFDAKIFEEMAKEKIEEIKRKGKVPIVVGGTYLYIQALLYGIDETPKPDWNLRNKLYEIARKKGNDYLYEKLKAIDPKYAKKIHKNDLRRIVRALEVFINTGKPFSSFHSWNKPKMDFVGIYLKRSPESLYKRIENRVYDMVKDGLLEEVKKLLEMGYENFLTSGQAIDYKEFVPCAKGEKSLEECIKEAIKNTKKQAKRQIRWFRKQGWHEIDLDKLSIEEACEEVVRIYKDANKTK from the coding sequence ATGAAGATACTCGTAATCGGAGGACCTACAGCGATAGGAAAGTCAGACCTCGCATGTTGTGTAGCACAAAAGCTGAACGGTGAAATCATAAGTGCGGATAGTATGGCGGTTTACAAGTTCATGGACATAGGAACAGCAAAACCTCTTGAGTGTATGAAAAAAGTTCCCCACCACCTCATAGACGTAGTAGAGCCGGGCGGATACTTTGACGCAAAGATTTTTGAGGAAATGGCAAAAGAAAAGATAGAAGAGATAAAAAGAAAGGGAAAAGTCCCCATAGTCGTGGGAGGGACTTATCTCTACATTCAGGCACTCCTTTACGGGATAGACGAGACTCCAAAACCCGACTGGAATTTAAGAAATAAACTCTACGAAATAGCCAGAAAAAAGGGAAACGATTACCTTTATGAAAAGTTAAAAGCCATAGACCCAAAATACGCAAAAAAAATACACAAAAACGATTTAAGGAGAATAGTGAGAGCTCTGGAAGTTTTCATAAACACGGGAAAACCCTTTTCCTCCTTCCACTCTTGGAACAAACCTAAAATGGACTTTGTAGGGATATACCTGAAGAGAAGTCCCGAAAGTTTATACAAAAGAATAGAAAACAGAGTTTACGACATGGTAAAGGACGGACTCCTTGAAGAGGTTAAAAAGTTATTAGAAATGGGATACGAGAACTTCCTGACTTCCGGGCAGGCTATAGATTACAAGGAATTTGTTCCCTGTGCAAAAGGGGAGAAGAGTTTAGAAGAGTGTATAAAAGAGGCGATAAAAAACACAAAGAAACAGGCAAAGAGGCAGATAAGATGGTTCAGAAAACAAGGCTGGCACGAAATAGACCTTGACAAACTGAGTATTGAAGAAGCGTGCGAAGAAGTTGTGAGGATTTATAAAGATGCAAATAAAACTAAGTGA
- a CDS encoding glutamate-5-semialdehyde dehydrogenase has protein sequence MMNYIEEKVNRARSVLRELTSLKTSVKNETLLKVAELIDKNRDYIKEENRKDVEKAKEMGLRPAVVDRLVLNDKRIDGMVKVLKDVASLPDPVGEIIKMWNLPNGLKVGRMRVPLGVIFIVYESRPNVTIEASSLCMKSSNAVILRGGKEAINSNKALVNLIKEACRETGFPEDAVQFIDRSEREIVWEILKMEGKIDVAIPRGGESLIRAVVEHAKVPVIKHYKGVCNIYVDDEADLEKAYHIVYNAKVQRPSVCNAVENLVINRKILKEFFPKMAYYLGKAGVELRCDEESLQVIKENPKLSFVNAKPATEEDYYEEFLDLILAVKVVDDVDEAIAFIEKYGSKHSDAIITENYTKAMKFLREVDSAAVYVNASTRFTDGNEFGLGAEMGISTDKIHARGPMALEELTIPKFVILGEGQVRDNFGVPEEWMKEF, from the coding sequence ATAATGAACTACATAGAGGAGAAAGTAAACAGGGCAAGAAGCGTTCTGAGAGAACTCACTTCCCTCAAAACTTCCGTAAAGAACGAAACCCTCTTAAAAGTAGCAGAACTAATAGATAAAAACAGGGATTACATAAAGGAAGAAAACAGGAAGGACGTAGAAAAGGCAAAGGAAATGGGATTGAGACCTGCAGTTGTAGACAGGTTGGTTCTCAACGACAAGAGAATAGACGGAATGGTAAAAGTACTCAAAGACGTTGCCTCCTTACCTGATCCTGTAGGTGAGATTATAAAAATGTGGAATCTCCCTAACGGTCTGAAAGTGGGAAGGATGAGAGTTCCCTTGGGAGTGATATTCATCGTTTACGAGTCAAGGCCGAACGTCACTATAGAAGCCTCATCCCTTTGTATGAAGTCCTCAAACGCAGTTATCCTGAGAGGAGGCAAAGAAGCCATAAACTCTAACAAAGCACTCGTTAACCTAATAAAGGAAGCGTGCAGGGAAACGGGATTTCCCGAAGATGCTGTTCAGTTCATAGACAGATCCGAGAGGGAAATAGTGTGGGAAATCCTGAAGATGGAGGGCAAAATAGACGTTGCCATTCCGAGGGGAGGGGAAAGCTTGATAAGGGCTGTTGTTGAACACGCAAAAGTTCCCGTCATTAAACACTACAAGGGTGTTTGCAACATTTACGTTGACGACGAGGCTGACCTTGAAAAGGCTTACCACATAGTTTACAACGCAAAGGTTCAAAGGCCTTCCGTCTGCAACGCTGTTGAGAACCTAGTAATAAACAGAAAAATACTGAAAGAGTTCTTCCCGAAGATGGCTTACTACCTCGGAAAGGCGGGTGTGGAACTCAGGTGTGATGAAGAAAGCCTGCAGGTTATAAAGGAAAACCCGAAACTCTCCTTTGTTAACGCAAAACCTGCAACTGAAGAGGATTACTACGAGGAGTTCTTAGACTTAATACTCGCCGTGAAGGTGGTAGACGATGTTGACGAAGCGATAGCTTTCATAGAAAAGTACGGCTCAAAACACTCGGATGCGATAATCACGGAAAACTACACAAAGGCTATGAAGTTCTTAAGGGAAGTGGACTCCGCCGCCGTTTACGTTAACGCGTCCACGAGATTTACCGACGGAAACGAGTTCGGACTCGGAGCGGAAATGGGGATCTCAACGGACAAGATCCATGCAAGGGGGCCCATGGCACTCGAAGAGCTGACCATACCGAAGTTCGTAATACTCGGAGAAGGGCAGGTGAGGGACAACTTCGGTGTTCCCGAAGAGTGGATGAAGGAGTTTTAA
- the cysS gene encoding cysteine--tRNA ligase has protein sequence MSLRIYNTLSGKVEEFVPINPPKVLIYTCGVTVYDDSHVGHGRSLIVFDVFRRFLEHLGYQVKFVRNFTDVDDKIINRAKQECTDFMTIADRYIARYYVDMENIRVRPADVEPRVTEHIPEIIEVIQKLVEKGYAYVVEGDVYFSVKKFKDYGKLSKRDIEELIAGARVEPSEKKRDPLDFALWKASKAGEPAWDSPWGKGRPGWHTECVAMVFKHLGETIDIHGGGLDLVFPHHENEIAQAEAITGKPFARYWMHNGLVTVGGQKMSKSLGNYVTLREVYTKYHPDVLRLLVLFTHYRSPLDFSWEKMEETLKAYERLKNAIEDLELLKKLQVVESKEGGTHPLYEQVKEFEENFYASLSDDFNTPEALSHVYKLVGELNKVKNKAYSEGKITDRELSAYEFASKSLLNTMKKIFGLLEDLYPECKVERVVERELEAGQVFDEKLIQILIEARNIARKEKVFKVADYIRDKLKELGIVLEDTPAGTKWKKREGA, from the coding sequence ATGAGCTTGAGGATATATAACACACTTTCCGGAAAAGTTGAGGAGTTCGTTCCCATAAATCCCCCTAAAGTTCTAATATACACCTGCGGTGTAACCGTTTACGACGACTCTCACGTAGGACACGGAAGGAGCTTAATAGTCTTTGACGTTTTCAGGAGGTTTCTGGAACATTTAGGATATCAGGTAAAGTTCGTAAGGAACTTTACGGACGTTGACGACAAGATAATAAACAGGGCAAAGCAGGAATGCACGGACTTTATGACGATAGCGGACAGATACATAGCACGGTATTACGTAGACATGGAAAACATAAGGGTGAGACCCGCGGACGTAGAGCCGAGGGTAACCGAGCACATACCCGAGATTATAGAAGTTATCCAGAAACTCGTTGAAAAGGGATACGCTTACGTAGTGGAAGGAGACGTTTACTTTTCTGTCAAGAAATTCAAGGACTACGGAAAGCTTTCAAAGAGGGATATAGAGGAACTAATTGCAGGTGCAAGGGTTGAGCCTTCCGAAAAGAAGAGGGACCCCTTAGACTTTGCCCTCTGGAAGGCTTCAAAGGCGGGAGAACCCGCCTGGGATTCACCCTGGGGAAAGGGAAGACCGGGATGGCACACCGAGTGCGTGGCGATGGTGTTTAAGCACCTCGGAGAGACCATAGACATTCACGGCGGAGGACTTGACCTCGTGTTCCCACATCACGAGAACGAGATAGCTCAGGCGGAAGCGATAACGGGGAAACCCTTTGCAAGATACTGGATGCACAACGGACTCGTTACCGTAGGCGGTCAGAAAATGTCAAAATCCCTCGGAAATTACGTAACCCTGAGGGAAGTTTACACAAAGTATCACCCAGATGTGTTGAGACTCCTGGTTCTCTTTACCCATTACAGGAGTCCCCTTGACTTCTCATGGGAAAAGATGGAAGAGACTCTTAAGGCTTACGAGAGACTGAAGAACGCCATAGAAGACCTTGAACTACTTAAAAAACTACAGGTGGTTGAAAGCAAAGAGGGAGGAACTCACCCCCTTTACGAGCAAGTTAAGGAGTTTGAGGAGAACTTTTACGCTTCCCTGAGCGACGACTTCAACACCCCTGAGGCACTTTCCCACGTCTACAAGCTCGTAGGAGAACTGAACAAGGTAAAGAACAAGGCTTACTCCGAAGGAAAGATAACGGACAGGGAACTCTCCGCATACGAGTTTGCGTCAAAATCTCTCTTAAACACCATGAAAAAGATTTTCGGACTCCTTGAGGATTTATATCCGGAGTGCAAGGTTGAGAGAGTGGTTGAAAGGGAACTGGAAGCGGGTCAGGTTTTTGACGAGAAATTAATACAGATACTCATAGAAGCCAGAAATATAGCCAGAAAGGAAAAGGTGTTTAAAGTTGCAGACTACATAAGGGACAAATTAAAGGAACTCGGAATTGTCTTGGAAGATACTCCTGCGGGAACGAAGTGGAAGAAAAGGGAAGGGGCTTAA
- a CDS encoding acyltransferase family protein — translation MFKDFPKVCINFFLTLVFLFLTNYGNPYINFCNFLLNLLIIPLNYYMYLENCIVILTSTTPPWWAIPPAWSLGAEIQAYFLLPILLTYKMLGLSVFWISYIIYSLANLNIIHSDYFGYRLIPGVIFMFLSGAYLQKIVSGKASRLEMLSLIIIYIISLFWLVFFIIIKGKYGAYTRETLLGLLVGIPLVYTLLKIRRKFYFNDLFGKLSYGIFLSHFLSFWILEFVNLTQNIISMIFLSLIISASVSYLIITLIENKVEKIRYNLTR, via the coding sequence ATTTTTAAGGATTTTCCCAAGGTATGTATCAATTTTTTTCTAACTCTTGTCTTTTTATTTCTAACCAATTACGGAAACCCCTATATAAATTTCTGCAACTTTCTTTTAAACTTACTAATAATTCCCCTTAACTACTATATGTATTTAGAAAATTGTATAGTAATACTAACATCCACTACACCTCCTTGGTGGGCTATACCTCCTGCCTGGTCCTTAGGAGCAGAAATACAAGCATACTTTCTTCTTCCAATACTTTTGACGTATAAAATGCTTGGCTTGAGTGTTTTCTGGATATCGTACATTATTTACTCATTGGCTAATTTAAATATAATACACTCTGATTACTTCGGTTATAGATTAATCCCAGGAGTTATATTTATGTTTCTTTCAGGTGCTTATTTACAAAAAATAGTAAGCGGAAAAGCTTCCCGCCTGGAAATGCTTTCTTTGATAATAATATACATTATAAGTCTTTTTTGGCTTGTATTTTTTATAATAATTAAAGGAAAATACGGAGCTTATACAAGAGAAACCTTATTAGGCTTATTAGTAGGTATCCCTCTGGTTTACACTTTGCTAAAAATTAGAAGAAAGTTTTATTTTAATGACTTATTTGGAAAACTTTCATACGGTATATTCCTTTCACACTTTTTATCCTTTTGGATTCTTGAGTTTGTAAATTTAACACAAAATATAATATCTATGATATTCCTATCCTTAATAATTTCGGCTTCAGTATCGTATTTAATCATTACCCTTATAGAAAATAAGGTTGAAAAAATAAGATACAACCTGACGAGGTAA
- a CDS encoding DUF2283 domain-containing protein, producing the protein MRIKYFPDTDTLIIDIKEEPIAESEYLEDLGVIIDYNEKNEIVGFEILNWSKFQKEGKELKLPVYI; encoded by the coding sequence ATGCGAATAAAGTATTTTCCCGATACTGACACACTTATTATAGATATAAAGGAAGAACCTATAGCGGAGAGTGAATATCTTGAAGATTTAGGAGTTATAATTGACTACAATGAGAAGAACGAAATAGTGGGCTTTGAAATACTAAACTGGTCCAAATTCCAAAAAGAAGGAAAGGAACTCAAGCTTCCCGTTTATATTTAA
- the galE gene encoding UDP-glucose 4-epimerase GalE, which translates to MKKVLVTGGAGYIGSHVVKALGEKGYEVLIYDNLSTGNEWAVLYGKLVKADLADKETLRRVFEEFKPDAVMHFAAYIVVPESVKEPLKYYRNNVVNTINLLEVMQEFGVNKFVFSSSAAVYGIPESIPVKEDAPLNPINPYGETKATVERILRDLKNSGKDFNYVSLRYFNVAGADPEGKIGFAYPNPTHLIIRAVKTAAGEFDRLEIYGTDYPTPDGTCIRDYIHVTDLAEAHILALEYLFSGGKSEVLNCGYGHGYSVLEVVNAVKKVTGVDFKVVEAPRREGDPPALVADNKKIKRVLNWEPKYDDLEFIIKTAWEWEKKFKLK; encoded by the coding sequence ATGAAAAAAGTTCTCGTCACGGGAGGAGCGGGTTACATAGGTTCTCATGTAGTTAAGGCTCTGGGAGAGAAGGGGTACGAGGTTCTCATCTACGACAACCTCTCAACGGGAAACGAGTGGGCGGTTCTCTACGGAAAACTCGTAAAGGCAGATCTTGCGGATAAGGAAACTTTAAGAAGGGTGTTTGAAGAGTTCAAACCAGACGCGGTTATGCACTTTGCCGCTTACATAGTAGTGCCCGAAAGCGTAAAAGAGCCCTTAAAGTATTACAGAAACAACGTTGTGAATACCATAAACCTGCTGGAGGTGATGCAAGAGTTCGGAGTAAATAAGTTTGTGTTTTCTTCCTCCGCGGCGGTTTACGGTATACCCGAAAGTATTCCTGTAAAGGAAGACGCACCCTTGAACCCCATAAATCCTTACGGAGAGACAAAGGCAACCGTTGAGAGGATTTTAAGGGACTTAAAAAATTCAGGAAAGGATTTTAATTACGTATCTTTAAGGTACTTCAACGTGGCGGGAGCGGACCCCGAGGGAAAAATTGGCTTTGCATACCCAAACCCCACGCACCTAATAATAAGGGCGGTGAAGACGGCGGCGGGAGAGTTTGACAGACTTGAAATTTACGGAACTGATTATCCTACTCCCGACGGCACGTGTATAAGGGATTACATACACGTAACGGACCTTGCGGAGGCACACATTCTCGCCCTTGAATACCTCTTTTCCGGAGGAAAGAGCGAGGTTCTGAACTGCGGATACGGGCACGGCTACTCAGTCCTTGAGGTGGTAAACGCAGTTAAAAAGGTGACGGGGGTGGATTTTAAGGTTGTGGAAGCTCCGAGGAGAGAGGGAGACCCGCCTGCTCTGGTGGCGGACAACAAGAAAATTAAAAGGGTTCTTAACTGGGAACCTAAGTACGACGACCTTGAGTTCATAATTAAAACCGCTTGGGAATGGGAGAAAAAGTTTAAATTAAAATAA
- a CDS encoding menaquinone biosynthesis protein — MFKVGKVSYLNTLPLFYSLEGFEVVEGVPSELVEKLRRGEIHAGIVSSVEYFFNPQDYFILSGISISSRGSVCSVKLFSNEPMEKIREVNITKASLTSRELLFYLFEKKFGFVPKESEEAQAKLLIGDEAMEQKGYKFVYDLGEEWFKLHGLPFVFALFLVKRDADISKAKFLKKEIKKSVKNFFEEGIKNIKNKEYFKNCLDYSLGGEHIKSLINFYAYLSRKFKKQVPKLKFVL; from the coding sequence ATGTTCAAAGTAGGAAAGGTTTCTTATTTGAACACGCTTCCTCTTTTTTACTCCCTTGAAGGTTTTGAAGTCGTGGAAGGTGTACCTTCAGAGCTTGTTGAAAAATTGAGAAGAGGAGAAATACATGCGGGAATAGTTTCCTCCGTTGAGTACTTCTTCAACCCTCAGGATTACTTTATACTTTCCGGCATTTCCATATCCTCAAGGGGTTCGGTTTGCTCTGTAAAACTCTTCTCAAACGAGCCGATGGAAAAGATAAGGGAAGTGAACATTACAAAAGCTTCACTAACTTCAAGGGAACTTCTCTTTTACCTCTTTGAAAAGAAGTTTGGTTTTGTGCCGAAAGAGAGTGAAGAAGCACAGGCAAAACTCCTTATCGGTGATGAAGCGATGGAACAAAAGGGATATAAATTCGTTTACGACCTCGGAGAGGAGTGGTTCAAACTCCACGGACTTCCTTTTGTTTTTGCTCTATTTCTCGTAAAGAGGGATGCGGACATAAGTAAAGCAAAGTTCTTAAAAAAAGAAATTAAGAAAAGTGTTAAAAACTTCTTTGAGGAAGGGATTAAAAATATTAAGAATAAAGAATACTTTAAAAACTGTTTAGATTACTCCTTAGGAGGAGAACATATAAAGTCTTTAATAAATTTTTACGCTTATCTCTCAAGGAAGTTTAAAAAGCAAGTACCGAAGTTAAAGTTCGTGCTTTAG